In Mytilus edulis chromosome 6, xbMytEdul2.2, whole genome shotgun sequence, the following proteins share a genomic window:
- the LOC139528605 gene encoding serine/threonine-protein phosphatase 4 catalytic subunit: MSEISDLDRQIEQLRRCEIIKESEVKALCAKAREILVEESNVQRVDSPVTVCGDIHGQFYDLKELFKVGGDVPDTNYLFIGDFVDRGFYSVETFLLLLALKVRYPDRITLIRGNHESRQITQVYGFYDECLRKYGSITVWRYCTEIFDYLSLSAIIDGKIFCVHGGLSPSIQTLDQIRAIDRKQEVPHDGPMCDLLWSDPEDMQGWGVSPRGAGYLFGSDVAAQFNEANHIDLICRAHQLVMEGYKWHFNETVLTVWSAPNYCYRCGNVAAILELDEHLQRDFTIFEAAPQESRGIPSKKPQPDYFL, from the exons ATGAGTGAAATAAGTGATTTAGACag ACAAATAGAGCAACTGAGAAGATGTGAAATAATTAAAGAGAGTGAAGTGAAAGCATTATGTGCCAAAGCCAGAGAGATTTTAGTAGAAGAAAGTAATGTACAGCGTGTAGATTCTCCTGTAACA gtGTGTGGTGATATACATGGACAGTTTTATGATTTAAAAGAACTATTTAAAGTTGGTGGAGATGTTCCAGACACAAATTATCTATTTATTGGAGATTTTGTGGATAGAGGATTTTACAGTGTAgaaacatttttattattattagcaTTAAAA GTTAGATATCCAGATAGAATAACATTAATTCGTGGCAATCATGAAAGTAGACAAATCACACAAGTTTATGGTTTTTATGATGAATGTTTGCGGAAATACGGGTCAATAACAGTATGGAGATATTGTAcagaaatatttgattatttaagtCTTTCAGCAATTATAGATGGAAAG atattttgTGTACATGGTGGGTTATCTCCCTCTATACAGACATTAGATCAAATCCGTGCAATAGACAGGAAACAAGAAGTACCGCACGATGGTCCAATGTGTGATTTATTATGGTCAGATCCAGAAG ATATGCAGGGTTGGGGAGTGAGTCCTCGTGGAGCAGGATATTTATTTGGTTCCGATGTTGCAGCACAGTTTAATGAAGCTAACCATATAGATTTAATATGTCGAGCCCATCAGTTAGTAATGGAGGGTTACAAGTGGCATTTTAATGAAACAGTATTAACGGTGTGGTCAGCACCTAATTATTGCTATAG ATGTGGTAATGTAGCTGCCATTTTAGAATTAGACGAGCATTTACAAAGAGATTTTACAATATTTGAAGCTGCACCACAG gaATCTAGGGGAATACCATCAAAGAAACCACAGCCAGATTATTTCTTGTAA
- the LOC139528606 gene encoding small nuclear ribonucleoprotein Sm D3-like: protein MSIGVPIKVLHEAEGHIVTCETTTGEVYRGKLVEAEDNMNCQMTAITCTYRDGRVAQLENVYLRGSKIRFMILPDMLKNAPMFKRVKGGSGGGAGRGKSAILRAQAARGARGRGGGGRGGGGFQRRH, encoded by the exons ATGTCTATAGGGGTGCCAATTAAGGTTCTCCATGAAGCAGAAGGTCATATTGTCACCTGTGAAACTACGACAGGGGAAGTTTACAGAGGCAAGCTTGTTGAGGCTGAAGACAATATGAATTGCCAGATGACAGCAATAACATGCACGTACAGAGACGGTAGAGTTGCACAGCTGGAAAACGTCTATCTCCGTGGAAGCAAGATCAGATTCATGATTCTGCCGGATATGTTGAAAAATGCACCTATGTTCAAGCGAGTGAAAGGAGGATCTGGTGGAGGTGCAGGAAGAGGGAAATCTGCAATTCTCAGGGCACAAG CTGCACGAGGAGCTAGAGGTCGTGGTGGTGGTGGCCGAGGAGGAGGAGGATTCCAGAGAAGACATTAA